A portion of the Candidatus Krumholzibacteriota bacterium genome contains these proteins:
- the raiA gene encoding ribosome-associated translation inhibitor RaiA, whose translation MNLTTTARHFETDSILMEHIEERVYRLKRYFDQILNVDVIMSVEKFRHIAEINVHVNGHDFNAKEESNEMAVSIDKATKNLERQIKKFKQRLKASHQKTKRLENNIKPQELIIKADSIGSESGIEIMEPIAHDVRELSIEEAILSLKKSEIDFSLFKNSQTGKMNFVYKRSDGDFGVIDTS comes from the coding sequence ATGAATCTGACCACCACAGCAAGACATTTCGAGACAGATTCCATACTTATGGAGCATATTGAAGAGAGAGTATACAGGTTGAAAAGGTATTTCGATCAGATCCTTAACGTCGATGTCATCATGTCAGTAGAGAAATTCCGTCATATCGCCGAAATAAATGTCCATGTCAACGGTCATGATTTCAACGCCAAGGAAGAATCGAACGAGATGGCCGTCTCCATAGACAAGGCTACCAAAAACCTTGAGAGGCAGATCAAGAAATTCAAGCAGAGGCTGAAAGCGAGCCATCAGAAGACAAAGCGACTGGAGAACAATATTAAACCGCAGGAACTGATCATCAAGGCGGACAGCATAGGAAGCGAGAGCGGCATCGAAATAATGGAACCGATAGCTCATGACGTGAGAGAACTCTCCATCGAGGAGGCTATTCTTTCTCTCAAGAAGAGCGAGATAGATTTTTCCCTTTTCAAAAACTCGCAAACAGGTAAAATGAACTTCGTCTATAAACGTTCAGACGGAGATTTCGGGGTGATCGATACTTCGTAA
- the lipA gene encoding lipoyl synthase, producing the protein MIRSVDENATKRLPSWLRRKIPLLSESARIEGTIRRRGLHTICREGLCPNRGECYSKGKVTFMMLGDTCTRGCAFCSVRKGIPSDPDPDEPERIADAAGELGLDHVIVTSVTRDDLPDGGAAAYADLIRELKKLDPVPVIEVLVPDFQGRTGSIETVLDAGPDIFSHNMETVRRLYPEVRKGSDYDRSLNLLRNVKDRKEVLTKSSFMLGLGETFDEVLGAMDDIRRAGCDFTAIGQYLRPGVRQVPVKEYIVPERFEWLEKKGYEMGFAEVSAGPLVRSSYQENRLDMIRKPGPDKTDI; encoded by the coding sequence ATGATTCGATCTGTCGATGAGAATGCTACAAAAAGGCTTCCTTCCTGGCTGAGGAGGAAGATACCTCTTCTCAGCGAATCGGCCCGTATCGAGGGAACGATCAGGAGAAGGGGCCTTCATACTATCTGCAGGGAAGGTCTGTGCCCGAACAGGGGCGAATGCTATTCAAAGGGAAAAGTCACTTTCATGATGCTCGGTGATACCTGTACGAGAGGATGCGCTTTCTGTTCAGTGCGAAAAGGCATACCTTCCGATCCCGACCCGGACGAGCCCGAGCGGATAGCCGATGCCGCCGGAGAACTCGGTCTGGACCACGTGATCGTGACGTCAGTGACAAGAGACGATCTTCCTGACGGGGGAGCCGCGGCTTATGCCGATCTTATCAGAGAACTGAAAAAACTCGATCCGGTTCCCGTCATCGAGGTGCTTGTTCCCGATTTTCAGGGCAGGACCGGGTCTATCGAGACTGTCCTCGACGCGGGACCGGATATTTTCTCTCATAACATGGAGACTGTTAGAAGGCTCTATCCAGAGGTAAGAAAAGGATCCGATTATGACAGATCATTGAATCTTCTCAGGAATGTGAAAGACCGAAAGGAGGTCCTGACGAAATCGTCATTCATGCTCGGACTTGGAGAAACGTTCGATGAGGTGCTCGGCGCGATGGATGATATTCGTCGAGCAGGATGTGATTTTACCGCGATCGGACAGTATCTCCGGCCAGGCGTCAGACAGGTGCCGGTAAAGGAGTATATAGTTCCGGAGAGGTTCGAATGGCTTGAAAAAAAGGGGTACGAGATGGGTTTTGCCGAAGTGTCGGCGGGTCCCCTCGTGCGTAGTTCCTATCAGGAAAACAGGCTCGATATGATACGAAAGCCTGGGCCGGATAAGACGGACATTTGA